From the genome of Stigmatopora nigra isolate UIUO_SnigA chromosome 2, RoL_Snig_1.1, whole genome shotgun sequence:
TCatcattagtttattttttatatataaaaaacatgaaacattatttttatttttttgtcaaatcattTTGCTGATAGTATCTATTGTTGCTGTATCCCCAGATAAAGCCAAGGAACCCGAAGCCCTATCTTTCTCGACACACAAGCCTCTACCCTTAAGCCTCCACCCCTCCAGGGGCAGCGTGCCACATCCCATGCCCAGCTTGGTGCCCTCTCACCTGGGGAAGCATCACGCCGTGGCCCCCCTCCATGGAGCAAATCCAAGGGCCAGTGAGGAGGCCTGGATCAAAGACAataggttattattattattaaaatgacttattattattaatattccgtcatttattcatatttgataatgaataacccctaaaaaaatctaGCATTGATCCAAAATGGAGGCCAGTTTTGCGAATATAAGGCAGTTtcttttttgaaaaacagacTAGCTCCTCCAAAGCAAGGATTCCTGGAGTCGGCCCCGTCCCTGGGTGCCCCGCCCCCTCTCATCTCCCCGAAAGCGCCGACGCCCGCCCTGTGGAACCCGGCGTCTTTGGCGGATCGCCGAAAGCCCGCCCCGCCCATTCGCCCCCCTCCCGGCCTGACCAGGACCGAGCGCCCCCACCCGGAAGGAGTCGGAAGACCACTAGGATCCACGGAGAGACGCTCCAcgccggaggaggaggaggagcttctCCGGAGGCGGCGGGCCGACGCCCCCCGGCCCAGGTTCGACGTCCCGCTGTCGGACCCCGGGGCTGGCGGGGAGCGGCGGAAGCCCCCCGCCGCTGTGTATGACGAAGCCTTGCGGCAGCATCGGAAACTCCTCAGCAAGCTGGATTTGGAGGAGAAGAGGAGACGGGAGGCAAGACAAGGaggtgagggagggggggagggacGCCAGGTGGGTGAGGGAAGAGAGTGAATGACCACCATGTTGTTCTCCCATCTCGTCCCAAGGTTATTACTACGACCTGAACGATTCATATGACGAAAGCGACCAAGAAGAGGTGAGGGCCCACCTGAGGAGGGTGATGGAGCAACCGCCACTCAAGCTCAACACGTCCTCTGAGGTACTTTTAGCTTCTGATTTTGGAGCCATGGTTGGAAAACAGTCAGcagatacatttttatttgtttattatctttattGAAATTGAtgccaattattattttttattttgttattgaatgtattttgttttttttctaatttagctAAGGTTCTAGCTAACTAGCAATGCTAGCTGTAGCTTGCAATGCTAGCTCTAGCTAGCTAGCAATGCTTGCTCTAGCTGGCTAGAAATCATAGCTCTTGCTAGTTAGATAGAAATGCCAGCTCTAGCTAGCTAGAAATGCTAGCTCTAGCTAGCTAGAAATGCTAGCTCTAGCTAGCTAGCAATGCCTGCTATATCTAGCTATccatttacagtgttccctcgaataacgtggttaatgtagaccagacatggccgcgataatcgaaaaataataatatatatactttttaatgaactataaaaatagataaattcaTTAATAgcacaaaaaatgcaaacaagtgaatttgtgataagtgaAGTCAAGATAGTCGAGGGAAGACTTTAGCTAGCTATCCATCTTGCTAGCTATCCATCTTGCTAGCCATCCATCTTGCTagccatctatctatctagctATCCATCTATGTAGCtatctagctagctagcttcatttttctttctcgCCATCAGTTTAAAGACTTTAAAGGCTCATGTTTTAATACTATTGACAAATCTAGATGTGATTGGACACCATGGCGTTTTGTCCTTGTTTGATGTTCTTTTTCGCTTTCCCCCACAGAAAGTGTCGTTTCTGGGCACGTGCGGCCTGGTGACGCTAGCCCAACGCGACCAACTGCTGCAGTGCAAACGGCGAAAGCGGAGGCGGATGATGAGGGAGCGCAGCACCTCGCCATCACCGCCGCCACCGGAAGCCACGCGCGGGCAGAAGAAGTCCCCCCCTTCGCTGAGGACGCCGTACACCGCCGAGCAGATGGACGGCACCCCCGGgctgcaggaaaaaaaggacttccTACGGGCCTTCAAGCTCTCGCATGTCAGCGCACGGCAACGCAAAGGTAAATGAACTTTGGGGTCGGATTCCCGTGGTTGCAAGTCTCATTCCAACGTCTTGCCTGCTGCCTCGGCTAGACAAGGAGAAGACAGAAGACCTGCTGAAGGCCATCGAGAAGAAGACAGTGACGTTGGACACCATCCGTTACGGCGCCGTGCCGCCCTGTCGAAACGGCAGTCCCACCGCCTCCTCAAACGGTAAAAAACACTGTAATCTTCAATTTCATGACTTTTATGAGTCgatattgtctttattttaatcTTAATCAACAATTGTTGAAAAATTAGGTTAGTTGATGAGACTAATTTGTCATTTAGAGATattgttgaacaaaaaaatgtcctaaTCTGTTCAAAACTCcttatatttatttcttaagttcattttttactttaaaaaatacttctttTATTTGATAacctatatttttttgatttaaaaatctgaaattggcaaaataaaattaaaaacaaaccataacaaaCTATAAATCTTTGAAAAATCCAAAACTAATGGATTATCAactaaaaatgattttagatgAACCTTTTATAGACAttattcaaattcaaaatgcctcttaatggatttttttttagtatttttccaactaaaaaaaaactactaatttatttacaatatatttttctatataaaaTCTAACTCAAATTCTAAAAGGGGAACACAGCCAATGCTctcttatatttttaaaatttcaaaaagacccaaaaagtgAATATTGTGTAATATCCGCAGTTTGTgataaaatatatgtaattaATCTAAATAATTTTAACAACCATTTTTCATGACCTTACCTTTTACTTTCACATTACCTAACTAACGAATATTTTTGTCCGACttattcaaaacaacaaaacattttgactccaccccccccaaaaaacacccacaaaataataGCACGCTAACCTGGCCGTCTTTAAACCCCTCCCACTTTTTTTCTGACTGTCAACAGAGTCCCGGTCCAGCCCGCCTTCTTGTCAATCAAACGGCAATCCCTCTCCTAGCCCCTCCCCTCCCTGTTTGCGCAAAGCCACTCACAACAGCGACTGTCTCCGCCCACCGCCCCCGCCTTTGGCACCCCGCCGCGACAAAACCCCCGACAAAAAGCCGCCAGTGGTCCACAACGGTCACGTGAAAAAGGAGCCCGGTGGCGGTGGCGTTGGCGTGCGTCCCTGGGAGAGATTCACACCCGAGGCCTTTGCTCAGCACTTCCACCAAGCCGTTCTGCAGTCAACACATCACAAAGGTCAGAAGGTCAAATGTTAGCAAATTGTTAACCTtacagttgtcatttttttcttcttcttgtcagCCAATGAGATAACGGCAAATTTTTACGTATATAATAGCCCATattaggaaaaaataaatagaatacgtactatataaatagaaattttctattattttaagtgtaaattcagtcatatttttaatttttatcgctgtttttttggcaaacattttaaaatagtccTCATTATGAAAAATAAGTAGAATCTGTACTATATAAATAggatttttctattattttaagtataaagtcattcatatttttatttttatcactgTTTTTctgacaaatattttaaaatagtcctcattatgaaaaataaatagaatatgtactatataaataggatttttctattattttaagtataaattcagtcatatttttaatttttagagctatttttttggcaaatattttaaaatagtcctcattatgtaaaataaatagaatatgtACTGTGTAAATAGGAACATTCTATTATTTTAAGAATAGTTATTCATATTTGTAATTTCTATCactgtttgtttacattttttaattccaaaattacattttcatttttaatgtattttttgctctttcataaaagaaatgttcttttaataattaaattgcatgctttaattgtcattatacaagtataatgagatgcaaagtgcacaaataacaacaacacaatCGTCTATCGTAGCATAATTGAACCAAAAAGTGTTTAGCAGGGCGCCCTCTTTGTGTTACTTTCAttcttatctttatttttgatttttgtgcAGCCTCCAACTCAAGCAAGACTGAAAGCGCAGCCCCTCGCGACTTCTCGCCGCTGAAAACGAGTGGAGCGAACGTCACCTCTCAGCTGGTCAATGGCTTCCGGCCCCGCCATCGAGCGACCGAGGAAGACGCGGATGACGAAGAAGACGAAGACGAGGAAGACGAAGAACCGCCCAGGAAGTGGAAGGGCATCGAAGCCATTTTCCAAGCCTATCATGATTACGTGGATGGTGAGTTTTAATAGAAACtgtcttttcccccccaaaatctATACTatagtatacagtaatccctcaattagcgcaaattcactacttcacGATTTTCTACTGCTATTAAttaatccacactgaaactcataagCGGAAGCCATTTTTGCTACTCGGACtcaacactgaagaaaaaaatcatttaaaaaatgataaaaagttgTGAGTTTACTTCGCAATATTTCGATAatcacggccatgtttggtctacattaaacgcaatatttgagggattactgtacttttttttcctttaaaatcaatgcttccattttactttcagcactgaagaaaataatacttaaaaaatgtttaaaaaggtgtgaccctactttgcaatttttcaataatcacagccatgtctggtctacattaaccgcgatatttgagggattactgaactttttttcatttaaaatcaatacTTTCATTTTATGTTGATCTCTTGCATCATCTTACttaattttgtttatattttttatttgggaTAAGCCATTAAGCTATTTTGAAACATTACACatagcaaaatgtatttttcctttgcTTTTGTTATATtctacatccatttttttaatttttttagctaAATTTCCACCATTTTCCTCCTACAGAACGAAGCGTGGAGAGGCAAGTTCTACACAGTCAATGCAAAAGATTAGAAGCGCAAAACATTCACCTTAGCCGAACCGCGGAGCAACTTTCTCTCACCATGACGGTAAGCCAACCAAAATGTGATTGGACGCCAATGGCGACCACTCAAAAAAACAGTTCAACCAATAACAACCCGTCACCTCCTCCAGGAGCTGGTGAGTCAAAAACAACGAGTGCGAGAGGAGCGTGAAAGGCTCCACGCCCAGCTGGAGCACTTCAGGAGGTGCCTGACACTACCCAGCATGCACTGGGGTAGAGGAGGGCATGGCAACAGGTGACCTCACGACGCCAGGCGTCTAAACACTGCCGGCTTTGCACTTAAACAATAcgttttttggccttttttgttcattttttttactccctaaGTTTTACACTGGTGCTTGTGATAGATGAAGAATTTTCCAagttttttgtggttttatttcACCCgcgaaaaagaggaaaaactaaaaaaagccATTGAAAACACTGCTGGTCAGGTTTAAAAATAGGGTGTTATTGCATAAATGTTTAGTTATGGGGAGGTTGGTTGTCATGACAACCAGGACTACTTTTTAGATGCCTTGAGGAAACTtttctgcatcattttttttggatccagattttaattatttttaattgaaatgttttaattattcGCTTTTAATCTGAAGTAATAGATACATGTAGGAAATACTGCCtattttgtttgaaaatgttctgaaataatgtttttttgtggcagGGAGACTGTAAAGCTGcagtaaattatttattaacgTATTGCtgtacattaaaataataaatttgcattgaaatgttgttttatgATTGCATTGATTTGATTTAGGAGTTTTGGGATGATTTTTTACTGATTAAATCTagaatctcaattttttttaaatgaacacaaataaatcctcaattttaaatttgaaaatgagtaaaaattaaaaaaaaaaaaaacaa
Proteins encoded in this window:
- the LOC144188996 gene encoding genetic suppressor element 1-like, whose product is MFGLKSPHFYLPGMSHESTKSASLGMVSTATRSTATVSPLSPLTNGSTLAGQSANSGFAAALRKLAKQAEDPRGLAFSAESSPVSSPVTSRGSPVGTPKRASLGPASVQARGHAPIPTTPPVVAIAPSKTSNGSWRADGRQVEQSVPRFGGRPTQEKRTPLPHPFGLAPSPLMQDPRMQNLSLPGQMLPSGSIPEDYLRALRPFATPDDLRLTSAPLGLDPSVAAAYYHPAFLHHPLSLPRMEESLCLSALRSQFYSLPGGGAAAFPPLHPSGLHLHLPGAHYPGELNHGALAERLQMENEFRQREREEEMDRQKERLRERQRQMARAVEGRGYLAEGPPGRSEDERHDKAKEPEALSFSTHKPLPLSLHPSRGSVPHPMPSLVPSHLGKHHAVAPLHGANPRASEEAWIKDNRLAPPKQGFLESAPSLGAPPPLISPKAPTPALWNPASLADRRKPAPPIRPPPGLTRTERPHPEGVGRPLGSTERRSTPEEEEELLRRRRADAPRPRFDVPLSDPGAGGERRKPPAAVYDEALRQHRKLLSKLDLEEKRRREARQGGYYYDLNDSYDESDQEEVRAHLRRVMEQPPLKLNTSSEKVSFLGTCGLVTLAQRDQLLQCKRRKRRRMMRERSTSPSPPPPEATRGQKKSPPSLRTPYTAEQMDGTPGLQEKKDFLRAFKLSHVSARQRKDKEKTEDLLKAIEKKTVTLDTIRYGAVPPCRNGSPTASSNESRSSPPSCQSNGNPSPSPSPPCLRKATHNSDCLRPPPPPLAPRRDKTPDKKPPVVHNGHVKKEPGGGGVGVRPWERFTPEAFAQHFHQAVLQSTHHKASNSSKTESAAPRDFSPLKTSGANVTSQLVNGFRPRHRATEEDADDEEDEDEEDEEPPRKWKGIEAIFQAYHDYVDERSVERQVLHSQCKRLEAQNIHLSRTAEQLSLTMTELVSQKQRVREERERLHAQLEHFRRCLTLPSMHWGRGGHGNR